CTCTCCTTATTCAGTCTTAGAAGCTTTTGCTATGGGTAAGCCTGTTGTTGGCTCAAGAATTGGTGGGATACCAGAATTGGTTAAAGATGGAGAGACAGGACTATTGTTTGAGCTAGGTAATGCTGATGACCTTGCAGAAAAAATAGAGTGGATGATTGCGCATGCAAAAGAACGACAAAAAATGGGACAAAGGGCGAGAGCGATGGTTGAAAAGGAATATAATCCTGAGGTGCATTATGAACGGCTGATGGAAATGTACGGGAAGGTAATTACTAAACATGGCAAAACCATTTTTAAAAACCAAACAGGCTTTTATAAGAAAATGATCCATTGATTTAAAATGAGCCCCAAAAAAGAAATATTTCTTTGTGTAGATTGGAAACAATCTAAAAAAGTTAAATTTTGGCTACAAAGCGAACTTGAAAAAATCGAATACAAAGTCACGCTGTTGGACATTCCCAATTACAGTATGAAAAATATAACAGTGCGATGGAGAAAAATCATTCTTTGGTTGCAATACTTCCAACTGGCGTTTCGGGTGTTTTTTCTATCTTCCAGAAAACATCCGGAATGGATAATTGCATGGAATGCAGTAAATGGAGTATTTGTTTGTCTAATCTTTAAGTTGTTTCGAAGAATAGATACAAAAATAGGTGTGCTAAATCTCATTGTACACGATAAATCGCTATTACTTATGTTTTTAAGAAAATTAATTTATACTTATTCTTTAAAAAGAGCGACGTTTATCTCTGTAAATCACACTATCTATGCAACCGGTTTTTCTAAAAAATTTAAGGTTCCTTTAAATAAATTTAAGATACTACAAGATGCGGTAAAATCGGATGAGTTTAATTACACTGGAATAAACAATAGTAATAATTATGATGTTTTTTCAGGGGGTGAAGCTAAGCGAGATTGGGAAACCTTATTTAATGCTGCAGTGTTAAATCCAGAGATATCATTCTGTGTAGTGGCAAGAAGAAAGACATTTAATATAGCTAAAGTACCACCGAATGTAGATTTGCATTTT
This DNA window, taken from bacterium, encodes the following:
- a CDS encoding glycosyltransferase — encoded protein: MSPKKEIFLCVDWKQSKKVKFWLQSELEKIEYKVTLLDIPNYSMKNITVRWRKIILWLQYFQLAFRVFFLSSRKHPEWIIAWNAVNGVFVCLIFKLFRRIDTKIGVLNLIVHDKSLLLMFLRKLIYTYSLKRATFISVNHTIYATGFSKKFKVPLNKFKILQDAVKSDEFNYTGINNSNNYDVFSGGEAKRDWETLFNAAVLNPEISFCVVARRKTFNIAKVPPNVDLHFDLNSEEFYEKMKKSKIVVLPLKGSMTAGLLVLTKAMLMGKAVIATKTVTTENYIVSGKNGLFVEEGDYEDLAQKIHNLLYNEGYLINLGLEARRSILKNHTEHNYSESLTSILKSNERHWHCK